In a genomic window of Gopherus evgoodei ecotype Sinaloan lineage chromosome 14, rGopEvg1_v1.p, whole genome shotgun sequence:
- the C14H20orf85 gene encoding LOW QUALITY PROTEIN: uncharacterized protein C20orf85 homolog (The sequence of the model RefSeq protein was modified relative to this genomic sequence to represent the inferred CDS: inserted 1 base in 1 codon; deleted 1 base in 1 codon) produces the protein MAQKSTNPTQQFNFVAQDKIWKYHVEAELEAAKKWSVKWGFLTTPFEELIKDERKEPTKPKIELPEHLQIRPITPVEKYIKVYPSPPIPKTTXGFIGWRSSVPGLELERYYQIRSCKGAFHKDLKWPDEPSD, from the exons aTGGCACAGAAAAGCACCAACCCCACCCAGCAATTCAACTTTGTGGCTCAGGATAAGATTTG GAAATACCATGTTGAAGCTGAGCTTGAAGCTGCAAAGAAATGGTCTGTCAAATGGGGATTTTTAACAACACCTTTTGAGGAG TTGATAAAAGACGAAAGGAAAGAACCCACTAAGCCTAAGATAGAGCTTCCAGAACATTTACAAATCCGACCTATAACACCAGTGGAAAAATATATTAAG GTCTACCCATCTCCTCCAATCCCTAAAACAA CAGGATTTATTGGCTGGAGATCATCGGTGCCAGGACTGGAACTTGAACGT TATTATCAGATCAGAAGCTGCAAAGGTGCCTTTCACAAGGATCTCAAGTGGCCTGATGAACCCTCTGATTGA